The following proteins are co-located in the Desulfoscipio sp. XC116 genome:
- a CDS encoding TIGR03960 family B12-binding radical SAM protein translates to MEKQLEKILRRVQKPGRYSGGEWNMVRKDWHSMCVKMAFAFPDVYEVGMSHLGLQILYGMVNDREDALLERVFAPWPDMEEQLRKTGLPLTSLESRRPLRDFDIIGFTLQYELSFTNILNMLDLAGIPLRSADRKGGNYPLVVAGGPCSFNPEPMADFIDVFVIGEGEDALNDLLDAYLASRRSSEGWEDLLLRLAGFDGIYVPVLYRVEYNDDRTIKALTSGSEGVPALVHKRVVTDMDAAFFPTRMVVPAIETVHDRAMLEVQRGCTRGCRFCQAGVIYRPVREKEPETLLRHAGELLGSTGWGEISLTSLSTSDYSRVSSLISELIKRHGPAGVNVSLPSLRVDAFSVDLAKEVQKVRRSSLTFAPEAGTQRLRDVINKGVTEDNLMDAVGAAFSAGWQSIKLYFMIGLPTETDDDIRGIANLARRVLDKGRMLVRVKGRLKVTVSVSSFVPKSHTAFQWEPQNSMAELKRKQLLLRDLLRSRGLVFKWHDTRSSFLEAVLSRGDRRLAGAIEAAWRNGARFDGWSEFFDLGKWLKAFESTGIDPEGYAYRRYQYDDVLPWDHIGAGVSKKYLVREHRRSLEGAITPDCRGGQCPGCGLCATLEVKPYLAGGETVVPIPDTIQ, encoded by the coding sequence ATGGAGAAACAGCTGGAAAAGATATTACGACGGGTGCAAAAGCCCGGTCGGTACTCCGGTGGCGAATGGAACATGGTGCGTAAGGATTGGCATAGTATGTGCGTTAAAATGGCGTTTGCCTTTCCTGACGTGTACGAGGTGGGCATGAGCCACCTTGGATTGCAGATTTTATACGGTATGGTCAACGACCGTGAGGATGCTTTACTGGAGAGGGTGTTTGCGCCCTGGCCTGATATGGAGGAACAACTACGCAAAACGGGCCTGCCGCTCACCAGCCTGGAATCCCGCAGACCGTTGCGGGATTTTGATATTATTGGCTTTACTCTGCAGTACGAATTAAGCTTTACGAATATACTTAATATGCTGGATCTGGCCGGCATTCCTTTACGGTCTGCCGATCGCAAGGGGGGGAACTATCCCCTGGTGGTGGCCGGCGGTCCTTGTTCCTTTAATCCCGAGCCTATGGCGGATTTTATTGATGTCTTTGTTATCGGTGAGGGAGAAGATGCGCTAAATGATTTATTGGATGCTTATCTTGCCTCCAGGCGAAGCAGCGAGGGATGGGAAGATTTATTATTGCGGCTGGCCGGATTCGACGGAATTTACGTGCCAGTGCTGTACCGGGTGGAGTATAATGACGATAGGACAATAAAAGCCCTGACTTCCGGTAGCGAGGGGGTGCCCGCTCTGGTGCATAAAAGGGTGGTTACGGATATGGATGCAGCCTTTTTCCCCACCCGCATGGTGGTGCCGGCTATAGAAACGGTGCATGACCGGGCTATGCTGGAGGTACAGCGGGGCTGTACCCGGGGCTGCCGTTTTTGTCAGGCCGGTGTGATATACCGCCCGGTGCGGGAAAAGGAACCGGAAACATTGCTGCGCCATGCCGGTGAGCTGCTCGGCTCCACCGGCTGGGGGGAGATATCGCTGACCTCGCTGAGCACTTCGGATTATTCCCGGGTGTCATCGCTGATCAGTGAGCTTATTAAGAGGCACGGGCCTGCGGGAGTTAATGTATCTTTACCATCATTGCGGGTGGATGCTTTTTCGGTGGACCTGGCCAAGGAAGTGCAAAAAGTACGCCGTTCCAGTCTGACCTTTGCCCCCGAAGCCGGTACCCAGCGCCTGCGGGATGTGATTAATAAAGGGGTAACCGAGGATAATCTGATGGATGCGGTTGGAGCGGCTTTCTCCGCGGGCTGGCAGTCGATAAAACTTTATTTTATGATCGGTCTGCCCACGGAAACCGATGACGATATACGGGGAATTGCCAATTTGGCCCGGCGGGTGCTGGATAAAGGGCGCATGCTGGTTAGAGTTAAAGGGCGTCTTAAAGTAACCGTTAGCGTATCGTCATTTGTGCCCAAGTCGCATACCGCGTTTCAATGGGAACCCCAGAATTCCATGGCTGAGTTAAAACGCAAGCAGTTATTGCTGCGCGATCTTTTACGCAGCCGGGGACTCGTTTTTAAATGGCACGACACCCGGAGTAGTTTTTTGGAGGCTGTGCTGTCCCGCGGCGATCGACGCCTGGCCGGTGCCATTGAGGCGGCCTGGCGTAACGGCGCCCGGTTTGACGGGTGGTCCGAATTTTTTGATTTAGGCAAATGGTTAAAGGCTTTTGAAAGCACGGGAATTGATCCCGAGGGTTATGCTTACCGCCGGTACCAATATGATGACGTGCTGCCCTGGGACCATATTGGCGCCGGAGTGAGCAAAAAATATTTAGTACGTGAACACCGTCGCTCTTTGGAGGGAGCTATTACTCCCGATTGTCGCGGTGGACAATGTCCGGGGTGCGGCCTGTGTGCCACTCTGGAGGTAAAACCGTACCTGGCGGGGGGTGAAACCGTTGTTCCGATACCGGATACAATACAGTAA